Proteins encoded by one window of Filimonas effusa:
- a CDS encoding T9SS type A sorting domain-containing protein yields MNPRLLAIILFPLAQFSAQYLQAQGLITENGSHLVVNGAASIVINNSGFNNSGNFVPGTGTVAFTGVAASEVSGAHPSSFYNFLIRKPGSSLTLSHNIGVSNILTMGDGLINLNGFDLDLGSTGAISGERPLSRITGTVGGSLIRSAILNAPNQVNPGNIGVEITSSGNAGLTVIRRSHRSVQLDGGFGMQRFYNFSVANAGNERYTLRFHYFEEELAGISESELAIYSVDAANPGGDLEQSSVTNAAANYVEVSNVSLTGSFVPASNISDPARSSYFAVAAVSNRALLSWGTLYEINTDHFELERSLDGSSFSRFAIVPAAGTVIISNDYTYTDPELLQGPYFGTSPRYYRYKIVFKDGRSSYSNIISVAPEGYPNHILSVYPSPTTGPLTVRFSSFRNQKVTLQVVDNLGRVVEQKETNAVIGPNMISCDISHVVKGIYYVRLLNIEKRAYKILKQ; encoded by the coding sequence ATGAACCCTAGATTACTTGCCATTATACTTTTTCCCTTAGCCCAATTTTCCGCCCAATATCTTCAGGCACAAGGTCTTATTACAGAAAACGGTTCTCACCTTGTTGTAAATGGCGCAGCCAGTATTGTGATTAATAATAGTGGCTTTAATAACTCGGGAAACTTTGTACCCGGAACCGGAACAGTAGCTTTTACGGGAGTTGCCGCTTCAGAAGTATCTGGCGCGCATCCTTCCAGTTTTTATAATTTTCTGATCAGGAAACCTGGCAGTTCACTCACGCTTTCACACAATATTGGTGTTTCAAATATCCTTACTATGGGAGACGGGCTTATTAACCTGAATGGTTTTGACCTGGACCTTGGAAGTACGGGCGCTATTTCAGGAGAGCGGCCATTATCACGCATCACGGGGACCGTGGGAGGATCTCTGATTCGATCTGCCATACTAAATGCACCTAACCAGGTAAATCCGGGCAACATTGGTGTGGAAATTACCAGTAGCGGCAATGCCGGTCTTACTGTTATCAGACGCAGCCACCGTTCAGTTCAGCTGGACGGCGGCTTTGGCATGCAACGTTTTTATAATTTCTCTGTTGCCAATGCGGGTAATGAACGTTATACTTTACGGTTTCATTATTTTGAAGAGGAACTGGCAGGCATCAGCGAAAGCGAGCTGGCAATTTATTCAGTAGACGCTGCCAATCCGGGCGGTGATCTGGAGCAAAGCAGTGTAACGAATGCCGCAGCCAACTACGTGGAAGTAAGTAATGTATCGCTGACGGGCAGCTTTGTTCCCGCCAGTAATATATCGGACCCGGCACGTTCTTCATATTTTGCTGTGGCAGCTGTAAGCAACAGGGCATTATTGAGCTGGGGCACCTTATATGAAATCAATACAGATCATTTTGAACTGGAAAGGTCTTTAGACGGCAGTTCGTTCAGCCGTTTTGCGATTGTACCGGCCGCGGGCACTGTTATTATTTCGAACGATTACACTTATACCGATCCGGAACTGTTGCAGGGACCTTATTTTGGCACCAGTCCACGGTATTACCGTTACAAAATCGTATTTAAAGATGGTCGCTCCAGCTATTCAAATATTATATCCGTAGCTCCGGAGGGCTATCCAAATCATATTTTAAGCGTCTATCCGAGTCCTACAACCGGACCACTAACAGTTCGATTCAGCAGTTTCCGCAATCAGAAGGTAACGCTGCAGGTAGTGGACAATCTTGGCCGTGTGGTGGAACAGAAAGAGACAAATGCGGTTATTGGTCCTAATATGATCAGTTGCGACATCAGTCATGTAGTAAAAGGAATTTACTATGTGCGCCTGCTAAATATCGAAAAACGAGCCTATAAAATCCTTAAGCAATAA
- a CDS encoding DUF7151 family protein, whose amino-acid sequence MRNKQLKQALLGLFLAGFTAASAQNVGVNADGSTPDNSAMLDIKSTVKGLLIPRMLTSQRIAISAPATGLLIYQTDGITGFYFNKGTGTTPDWQYLGAMGPAGAKGSNALIRTTTEPAGVNCATGGVKVEVGTDANNNGVLDAAEIISNLTTYVCNGATGATGATGATGSQGIQGIQGITGATGPAGATGATGPTGPQGQQGIQGMQGATGATGATGATGSQGSQGIQGIQGATGATGATGATGSQGIQGIQGVTGATGPAGTTGPAGATGPTGATGPAGAAGPTGATGPAGATGPTGATGPAGAAGPTGATGPAGAAGPTGATGPAGAAGPTGATGPAGAAGPTGATGPAGAAGPTGATGPAGATGPTGATGPAGATGPTGATGPAGAAGPTGATGPAGATGPTGATGPAGAAGPTGATGPAGATGATGEGFSNGTTGAQIYLTSSSAPYAPGVPQTVTGDITIAANGVTTISANAVTNNKINDGAVTVAKIGSTGGTAGSTTFLRGDGQWATPSAGGGSSGGVAVMATNTNAQSLPPGGAASTPTDITFNNYSSVALGSFDGATFTVGSGQSGTYMITAHAVSTNSANTTQNAAARLAVNVDGTIVAYGVYIFNNTLPASTTNTAQLTLVYNLSAGNKVKIVGTNSNANTNNNAILSTDGTTRLSIIKLF is encoded by the coding sequence GTGAGAAACAAACAATTAAAACAAGCACTCTTAGGATTGTTCCTGGCGGGTTTCACGGCCGCTTCTGCCCAGAATGTGGGGGTCAATGCCGATGGTTCTACGCCTGACAACAGTGCTATGCTCGACATCAAGAGTACTGTAAAAGGACTTTTAATTCCCCGTATGCTTACCTCTCAGCGGATTGCTATAAGCGCACCAGCAACGGGCCTGCTGATTTACCAGACTGACGGCATTACCGGTTTCTACTTTAACAAAGGCACCGGTACAACGCCTGACTGGCAATATCTCGGAGCCATGGGACCTGCGGGCGCGAAAGGTTCCAATGCCCTTATCCGAACCACCACAGAGCCTGCGGGAGTGAATTGCGCTACGGGCGGCGTGAAAGTAGAGGTGGGCACCGACGCCAACAATAACGGCGTGCTGGATGCAGCTGAAATTATCTCCAATCTCACCACTTATGTTTGTAATGGGGCTACGGGTGCAACAGGTGCTACCGGGGCGACAGGATCGCAAGGTATTCAAGGCATTCAGGGAATTACCGGCGCAACAGGTCCTGCAGGTGCAACGGGTGCTACCGGGCCGACAGGGCCACAGGGACAACAAGGTATCCAAGGGATGCAGGGTGCAACGGGAGCTACGGGTGCTACCGGGGCGACAGGATCGCAAGGCTCACAAGGTATCCAAGGGATACAGGGTGCTACGGGTGCAACAGGTGCTACCGGGGCGACAGGGTCGCAAGGTATTCAAGGCATTCAGGGAGTTACCGGCGCAACAGGTCCTGCAGGTACAACGGGACCTGCGGGAGCAACAGGACCGACAGGTGCAACAGGGCCTGCGGGCGCAGCAGGACCGACAGGTGCAACAGGGCCTGCGGGAGCAACAGGACCGACAGGTGCCACAGGGCCTGCGGGAGCAGCAGGGCCTACAGGCGCCACAGGGCCTGCGGGAGCAGCAGGGCCTACAGGTGCAACGGGACCTGCGGGAGCAGCAGGGCCTACAGGTGCCACAGGGCCTGCGGGAGCAGCAGGGCCTACAGGTGCAACGGGACCTGCGGGAGCAGCAGGACCGACAGGTGCAACGGGACCTGCGGGAGCAACAGGACCGACAGGTGCAACGGGACCTGCGGGAGCAACAGGACCGACAGGTGCCACAGGGCCTGCGGGAGCAGCAGGGCCTACAGGTGCAACGGGACCTGCGGGCGCAACAGGACCGACAGGTGCCACAGGGCCTGCGGGAGCAGCAGGACCGACAGGTGCAACGGGACCTGCGGGCGCTACGGGAGCAACCGGCGAAGGATTCAGTAACGGCACTACAGGTGCTCAGATTTATCTCACCAGCTCATCGGCACCTTATGCGCCAGGAGTTCCTCAAACTGTAACTGGCGATATTACAATTGCAGCCAACGGCGTCACCACTATCTCGGCAAACGCTGTAACTAATAATAAAATCAATGATGGGGCTGTAACAGTAGCCAAAATCGGCAGCACAGGTGGTACAGCCGGCTCAACAACGTTCTTAAGGGGCGATGGACAATGGGCTACGCCATCCGCAGGCGGAGGCAGCTCCGGCGGAGTTGCCGTTATGGCAACCAATACCAATGCGCAATCATTACCACCGGGTGGAGCAGCATCTACTCCAACTGATATTACTTTCAATAACTATTCATCTGTAGCACTAGGAAGTTTTGATGGTGCTACATTCACTGTTGGCTCAGGCCAGAGCGGCACTTATATGATAACGGCACATGCTGTTTCTACCAATAGCGCTAACACAACTCAAAACGCTGCTGCACGGTTAGCAGTAAATGTCGACGGTACTATTGTAGCTTACGGCGTTTATATCTTTAACAATACGCTACCTGCCAGCACTACAAATACAGCACAGCTTACACTGGTTTACAATTTAAGTGCAGGCAACAAAGTGAAGATAGTAGGTACCAATTCTAACGCAAACACCAACAATAATGCTATTCTGTCGACCGACGGTACTACCCGCTTATCTATCATTAAGTTGTTTTAA